A single region of the Pseudomonas solani genome encodes:
- a CDS encoding AraC family transcriptional regulator — translation MRDLTDDVALMRPVIDALRASGADPDKVLVRVGLPPGGLPAGRFPHTAQTLFWKAAAEECAEEHVGLHLAGHLPAFHGLLLEYLFLSSETFGEGLRHALRYVRLLSDTLNARLEVEGERAVLSLGQDASINRHFPEMLAGAVIRLFDALTEGDFKACEVQLMHTEGAAAERYQTVYGCPARLGAERYALVFDAAVLDKPSRHAAPELLRMHESLARRQLAEVERLDLVRKVRELIGELLVDGGATLEQVAARLNMPARRLRERLAMAGVRFNDLVTDYRCRLAKELLLKTDERIEVIVERTGFSEPSTFYRAFKRWVGETPVEFRRRGKPAGN, via the coding sequence ATGCGTGATCTGACCGACGACGTGGCGCTGATGCGCCCGGTGATCGACGCCCTGCGAGCCAGCGGTGCCGACCCTGACAAGGTGCTGGTGCGTGTCGGCCTGCCGCCGGGCGGGCTGCCCGCCGGCCGTTTCCCCCATACGGCGCAGACTCTGTTCTGGAAAGCCGCCGCCGAGGAATGCGCCGAGGAGCACGTCGGCCTGCACCTGGCCGGGCACCTGCCGGCCTTCCACGGGCTGCTGCTCGAATACCTCTTCCTCTCCAGCGAGACCTTCGGCGAAGGCCTGCGCCACGCCCTGCGCTACGTGCGCCTGCTGTCCGACACCCTCAACGCGCGCCTGGAAGTCGAAGGCGAGCGCGCCGTGCTCTCCCTGGGGCAGGACGCCAGCATCAACCGCCATTTCCCGGAGATGCTCGCCGGCGCGGTGATCCGCCTGTTCGACGCCCTGACCGAAGGCGACTTCAAGGCCTGCGAAGTGCAACTGATGCACACCGAAGGCGCGGCTGCCGAGCGTTACCAGACGGTGTACGGCTGCCCCGCACGCCTGGGCGCCGAGCGCTATGCCCTGGTGTTCGACGCCGCGGTGCTGGACAAGCCCTCGCGCCACGCCGCTCCGGAACTGCTGCGCATGCACGAATCCCTGGCCCGCCGCCAGCTGGCCGAAGTGGAGCGTCTGGACCTGGTGCGCAAGGTGCGTGAATTGATCGGCGAACTGCTGGTGGACGGCGGCGCGACCCTGGAACAGGTCGCCGCCCGCCTCAACATGCCCGCCCGCCGCCTGCGCGAACGCCTGGCCATGGCCGGCGTGCGCTTCAACGACCTGGTCACCGACTACCGCTGCCGCCTGGCCAAGGAACTGCTGCTGAAAACCGACGAGCGCATCGAAGTGATAGTCGAGCGCACCGGCTTCTCCGAACCGAGCACCTTCTACCGTGCGTTCAAACGCTGGGTGGGGGAGACGCCGGTGGAATTCCGCAGGCGCGGGAAGCCAGCGGGGAACTAG
- a CDS encoding MaoC family dehydratase: MATDWLDLPAPPALPGLFARAALRRGATGRTLPDLGLRSQVDVDARHLARYRQVCGFKDNGQLPPTYPHILAFPLQMQLLTDKRFPFPLLGLVHLENRIRVLRTLGGLGPFRVSVAVEGLRPHDKGVTFSLITRLEDQLGLLWEGDSRILFRGMRLDGNAPERAESEALPLEEIDHWRAPADIGRRYAKVAGDYNPIHLSAPTAKLFGFPRAIAHGLWNKARTLAALASRLPDAGYEVEVRFQKPVLLPAEVRLLASAPAAEGQFALRGKDDLPHMAGSWGPLQG; the protein is encoded by the coding sequence ATGGCCACCGACTGGCTCGACCTGCCTGCCCCACCCGCCCTGCCCGGCCTGTTCGCCCGCGCGGCCCTGCGCCGTGGCGCCACCGGCCGCACCCTGCCGGACCTCGGCCTGCGCAGCCAGGTGGACGTGGATGCCCGGCACCTGGCGCGCTACCGGCAGGTCTGCGGCTTCAAGGACAACGGCCAGCTGCCGCCCACCTACCCGCACATCCTCGCCTTCCCGCTGCAGATGCAGCTGCTCACCGACAAGCGCTTCCCCTTCCCGCTGCTGGGCCTGGTGCATCTGGAAAATCGTATCCGCGTATTGCGCACCCTCGGCGGCCTCGGCCCCTTCCGCGTCAGCGTCGCGGTGGAAGGCCTGCGCCCCCACGACAAGGGCGTGACCTTCAGCCTGATCACCCGCCTGGAAGACCAGCTCGGCCTGCTCTGGGAAGGTGACAGCCGCATCCTCTTCCGTGGCATGCGCCTGGACGGCAACGCCCCCGAGCGCGCAGAGAGCGAAGCCCTGCCGTTGGAGGAGATCGACCACTGGCGCGCCCCGGCGGACATCGGCCGGCGTTACGCCAAGGTCGCCGGCGACTACAACCCGATCCACCTGTCGGCGCCCACCGCCAAGCTGTTCGGCTTCCCCCGCGCCATCGCCCATGGCCTGTGGAACAAGGCGCGCACCCTGGCCGCCCTCGCCTCGCGCCTGCCCGATGCCGGCTACGAAGTGGAGGTGCGTTTCCAGAAGCCGGTGCTGCTGCCCGCCGAGGTGCGCCTGCTGGCCAGCGCCCCCGCCGCCGAGGGCCAGTTCGCCCTGCGCGGCAAGGACGACCTGCCGCACATGGCCGGCAGCTGGGGCCCGCTGCAGGGCTGA
- a CDS encoding nucleotide pyrophosphohydrolase, which translates to MNLAELTQRLHAIRDHNDWRPFHSPKNLAMAASVEMAELVEIFQWLSEDQSRQLPAATLEHAGQEVGDIVLYLLLMCSELGIDMEQAVRAKLADSERRFVQ; encoded by the coding sequence ATGAACCTCGCAGAACTGACCCAACGCCTGCACGCCATCCGTGACCACAACGATTGGCGGCCATTCCACAGCCCGAAGAACCTGGCCATGGCCGCCAGCGTCGAGATGGCCGAACTGGTGGAAATCTTCCAGTGGCTCAGCGAGGACCAGTCCCGCCAGTTGCCCGCCGCCACGCTCGAGCACGCTGGCCAGGAAGTGGGCGACATCGTCCTCTACCTGCTGCTGATGTGCAGCGAACTGGGCATCGACATGGAGCAGGCGGTACGCGCCAAGCTGGCCGACAGCGAGAGGCGCTTCGTCCAATGA
- a CDS encoding 3-oxoacyl-ACP reductase, with amino-acid sequence MSDRYLAFANSNAGRRLVGALGLPAPMRLERWMAGRTRPVDGALLLGGEGALAEAASGVLNKLTDQSFATEEGRFGLTRWTAEHGPKLKALVFDASGLTRFEQLIELRNFFQPAFKGLGKCPRVVVLGRPPESLKDTVAASVQRSLEGFTRSLGKEIRRGGNVQLVYVGKGAEDQLEGALRFFLSPKSAYVSGQVLRLSASSAQVKDWSRPLNGLKALVTGASRGIGAAIAETLARDGADVVLLDVPQAKDSLDALAARLGGRGIALDICAADAAAQLVEALADGLDIVVHNAGITRDKTLAKMSDAFWDSVINVNLNAPQVLTQALLDAGKLHDNGRVVLIASISGIAGNMGQTNYAVSKAGVIGLAQAWAPALGKRGITINAVAPGFIETQMTAAIPLTIREAGRRMNSMSQGGLPQDVAEAVAWFAQPSSGSLTGQVMRVCGQSLLGA; translated from the coding sequence ATGTCCGACCGTTATCTCGCCTTCGCCAACTCCAACGCCGGCCGACGCCTGGTCGGCGCCCTCGGGCTGCCCGCGCCGATGCGCCTGGAGCGCTGGATGGCGGGCCGCACCCGGCCGGTGGATGGCGCCCTGCTGCTGGGCGGTGAGGGGGCCCTGGCCGAAGCCGCCAGCGGCGTGCTGAACAAGCTCACCGACCAATCCTTCGCCACCGAGGAAGGCCGCTTCGGCCTGACCCGCTGGACCGCCGAGCACGGCCCGAAACTCAAGGCACTGGTGTTCGACGCCAGCGGCCTGACCCGCTTCGAGCAGCTGATCGAGCTGCGCAACTTCTTCCAGCCGGCCTTCAAGGGCCTGGGCAAGTGCCCGCGCGTGGTGGTGCTGGGCCGCCCGCCGGAGTCGCTGAAGGACACCGTGGCCGCCAGCGTGCAGCGCTCCCTGGAAGGCTTCACCCGCTCCCTGGGCAAGGAAATCCGCCGGGGCGGCAACGTGCAGTTGGTGTACGTCGGCAAGGGTGCCGAGGACCAGCTCGAAGGCGCCCTGCGCTTCTTCCTCTCGCCCAAGAGCGCCTATGTTTCCGGCCAGGTGCTGCGCCTCTCGGCCAGCAGTGCCCAGGTCAAGGACTGGAGCCGCCCGCTCAATGGCCTGAAGGCACTGGTCACCGGCGCCTCCCGCGGCATCGGGGCGGCCATCGCCGAAACCCTGGCCCGTGACGGCGCCGACGTGGTGCTGCTGGACGTGCCCCAGGCCAAGGACTCCCTCGACGCCCTGGCCGCGCGCCTGGGCGGGCGTGGCATCGCCCTGGACATCTGCGCCGCCGACGCCGCCGCGCAGCTGGTGGAAGCGCTGGCGGATGGCCTCGACATCGTGGTGCACAACGCCGGCATCACCCGCGACAAGACCCTGGCGAAGATGAGCGATGCCTTCTGGGACTCGGTGATCAACGTCAACCTCAACGCCCCGCAGGTGCTGACCCAGGCCCTGCTCGACGCCGGCAAGCTGCACGACAACGGTCGCGTGGTGCTGATCGCCTCCATCAGCGGCATCGCCGGCAACATGGGCCAGACCAACTACGCGGTGAGCAAGGCCGGCGTCATCGGCCTGGCCCAGGCCTGGGCCCCGGCCCTGGGCAAGCGCGGTATCACCATCAACGCCGTGGCCCCGGGCTTCATCGAAACCCAGATGACCGCCGCCATCCCCCTGACCATCCGCGAAGCCGGCCGCCGCATGAACTCCATGAGCCAGGGTGGCCTGCCCCAGGACGTCGCCGAAGCCGTGGCCTGGTTCGCCCAGCCCAGCTCGGGGTCGTTGACTGGGCAGGTGATGCGCGTTTGTGGGCAAAGTCTGCTTGGAGCGTAA